The nucleotide sequence acgcccccatCTTAGAAACGCCCTTTCTACAGCTCTTCCTTCATAGTAGCCAAGAAAGGCAGAGGCTTAGgaccgatcttggacttacaagttttcaaccgggccttgcacaactCCCGtttaaaatgctcacgcaaagacacttataacttgcgtccggcatcaagattggtttgcattggtagacctgaaggacgcgtacttccacgtctctatcttacctcgacacgacccttcctacggtttgcgttcgacgtccaggcgtatcagtacaaggtcctccccttcggtatgTCCCTGCCCCTCGAGTCTTCacaaaggttgcagaggcagccctcagccctcagccgtctagggctttaggtcaactgggaaaagagcaagctcgccccggttcagagcatctcttttctcggcatggagttagacttagtctcaatgacagtgcacCTCACCATCAAGcgcacgcagtcggtgctgaaatgcctcaccttattcaagccaggcacagcagttcctctaaaacaattccagaggctcctggggcatattgcaTCCTCCGCAGTAGTTGCACCACTGGGATTTAttcatatgagactgcttcagctgTGCAGGTTTTGCGTGTCTATTTGGACTGCACCttgagctttagatgttctgagcagctctgactgctttgtttggagacagcgatCCCTTTTCACTGTCCaccagaggctttcccactgggttgttgatgctatcacacccaggccgtgcctgcccccttgcaggttcgagcacactcgacgagaaatgtggtatcctcgtgggcactggccaatggcacctccaaagtagacatatgcagagcagtgggctgggcaacacccaatacctttatgagattttacaatcccagggttgagttggtctcgtcctgtgttctctcaggtccgagcacgtagaactcgggaatgcggaACTTCTGAccaggtgttctgcttgcacatagcatccttcccctccactgagttTATCATGTGCACTCTTTTCCCCCAGGAGAGGCCACTAGATTCGTGCTTCCTGGATGTTTtatctccctagccctctggtccgctaattcagcggaggaattccaagaccagacccactacgggtactaaaaaggacaagctgcacttcctcacacactgcagtaaatatgagacaaattagaaacacacactttacacaaaTATCTCATAATCTACCTGAATTCAAGGACATAAGTAATTTAGACAACCTCTCGTCTTATGGGAGAGAAGTagagtgtgttcagctggcagTGCATTATATGTCCTCCTGTCATCATACgagggagagagactgacccctcatGATATTACAGCTCTATTGAAACTGCTattttcatttccttttttttactCCCTTTCTCATTGCTCTCTGTATTTTACTTTGTCATctgtattttattatcattattatttatttattttatatacatgtttttatgtttgtgataTGTTTATTACTCAATGTGTTGGCAACATTGTACATCGGATAGTCATTCCAAAAAAGCCTGTAAACTATCCTTGATTAACGTTGTGGACCTCAGGGGAGATCTGAAATTCAAGTTAGTTGCTTGCTCGTACAAGCCAAGTGCTTGGAAAAGTTGTGTATGATAGTGAGggaatgttttttaaaaaggagGGAGTGTCCTTGGGACAGGCACCAAGGGTGGTGTAGCTCTGTTTGGTAGATACGAAGGTACATAACTCCAGAAGCACATTACAGAACCCACATTTTGCCAAACTTTCTGACAGGTATGTATGCAAGCATGGATATTTAGAGCTACAAACTTCTGTTTCATTCCAAAAGGgtagattgttttttattttattttaattgtgccTTTTTACTCAGTGAAAATATTTAATATGGTCTTGCTTATGAAATATATAGAGTAGGGTTTTAAATATATTCATAGTTTTATTCCTATACAGTTACAATACATTAATTTCTTaatatttctaaattattttattgtatgtaatTATGAATTGTGTCCTGAAATTGCAAATATTGGTGTTTCTTCACTTTAcaccaatataatttttttgggatTATGATTAATAGTAAGTTTTGTAGCACAAGATTTGATTGAACTCTCAGTAAATATAGGCTACACATCATCTGCCTATGAATGCCTAAAAATCTGAAAGAGaatgtttaaacatttgttcTGGGAGACAGTAGACTTTCAGAATATTTACAGTGCAGATTAACACAATCAGAATTTCTAGTTGTACTTGTGTTGGTGACAAAAGGAACGAGAATGAGTTTCAGGGATAGTCTGTTGCTCCTGACTGTGGCCGTGGTCTTAGTCTGTGGTCAGAGGAGACGCCCTGCAAAAGAAGAGTGGAACTACCGTGATGGGGGTGAGCTGATTTCTTTTTGCTTAACAAAAACAAGCTGGTTGACATTCAAATGATGTATGCCTTGATATTTTCTCacttatatgttttatatatggttTTATATTGGCAGAGGCTACTTGCACCAAGTGCAAATAGCGACAAATGCTTTTTGCActccagtgcaaatagtggcagacaCTATTACACTCCTATttaatactaacatacagtgtgggtcatcactgcagcatttttattgtgtttatttggagtcccccacccctaaccctaccttacAAAAAAGAATgacggttttactacagtaaccataggttcacaattgtatttttctaggaaaatcatagtaaccacaacattaaacatggttactatattatcaACAATCAGTTTATTAACACCATGATAAACTGCACCAATACTATAAAACACCCTGAGCCAGTACATTGGCACACGAGGGCACTGTTTGTCAGAAACTCCTTGGTTTCCACAAGACTATTGGAGCGAAAATAGTCACTTAATTCTCAGTTCTTAACTTCCCTTAAcgtctaacctgttaacatgttCAACGTCTATGACCCAATTACAAAATGCCTGCCTTCATTTGACCTGCAGCTGACACCAAAGAAATGTGTTAtggctgtcttgagtttggtctcAGCAATGATGGGCTATGTGTGCTTAGTGTAAAATAGACACTcaaagctcaaagccctctcatATATATATGAACCTAAATAATAACTAGGCTATTTTGCTGTTATAGAGTGCAGTAAAATCAGAAAATTCAattatattgcttttttttttgttctcagCTGAGAAAGTAAACATGCGAGGAGTTGCAAACTTGACTCGGGTCCTGGATGATTGGAGGTTTGATATCCTGAGCCAAATAAAGGGACTTCTACGAAATGACCACCAGTCCTTGCTGCCAGACTACTCCAGGTAATATTATGAGGATTAATGTCCAGTTGACAAGACCATTATGAATTCCCATGCTGGTTATTTCTTGTTTGGTGTTAGTTAAGCTGATCAACCAGCATTGGCTTTCATTAAGCTGGTTGACCAAATAAATCTAGCTGGTTAATCTAGTTAAGGAACCTGGTGGGGACACCAACGCACCAGTATCTAAAACACAAAATGCTGGTCTTATCTGCAGGGGTGTTACATCAGATTTAAGATTAGGCCATTTTTACTTTCCACAAATATAAAACAGCAGGGAGGGGCAGATAGTTGTTATTATGGTTTCTGCAGCTACGTCAAAATCCCAAGCATGTGGACTGTTTTCTTTTCAGAGCTGAACATTTCATTAAGCTGGACAGCTGGAAACTTTGCAAAATTGTATGTGCTTAATGCTTGGCTCCAATTGGTTTGGAATCTAGACATTATCATATTCCACAGGGCGCTATGCCATCAGTAACATAATCGAAAGTGTCCATTAAAACTCTGTAGTGTTTTGGCATAAATTCATAGCTAGCAACCATAGGTAGAGGCCACATGGAATGGCTGTGTGACAAGCAAATATCCTCAAAGatcatgaacaaaactacacaactaTGTTCACTTGCAATGATGATTAACATGGTTTGTGctgaccacaatgtgttttgtacAGTGTTTTGCACATTTGCTTTTGGAATTGTGTTAGGTTGCCACtcaatgtccaatgtaaaatttttgtcctgaagcaaaatcagTTGGGAACTACCATGTACATCTCTCTAAAGCTCTTAATTTATTTCTCTCAATGATGGTTCTCAGGATCCAACCTCTCTCTGAGGCTTTGGATGACTTGTACAAAGAGTTCAATGCCCTGAAAGCACATCTTGGTGAGCTGACCGAAAAGTTTGTACCACTGGAGACCTTCATTGATGAACTAAAGACTGAGAGGGCCAATGCAAACGCATCAACTACCAGTCAAGTGCGCAGAAGGGTTATTAAGAAGAAGACTCTTGGCTCCTAAATGTCTTGAGCTTTGGAATGCAGCTGATACTCTCCTGAGCAAATGGCTATGATGTAGATTTGCTTAGATTCTATTTCCTTGAGCTTCTCAGCCTTTGGCCATTTGTTATTGCATGTTGCTGGAAACAGGTAATAAACAATATGCTGAACATGGTGAATGTCACCCTCTGCGGTTTGGGCTATATTTGAAAGTAGCAATTTAAAATGTAAGGGCCCCCACTCAAATCTAACTAGTCAAAAAATGGTAGACACAGCTGCAACAGGactgactttatttttattatacctTGCATCACTCCTAaactaaatgtattattcaacATAAGAGCATTGCATTTCACTAGCAATATTAATCCTGTACTCAGAATTATTCAGTttgagtaaatgtaaatattcatgaTTGTCAGTGTAGTTATATGGTATTTGCAGCACTCACAATGATCAGTGACTCATGCAGTTGTAAACTAATTATGTACAAGCTACGAACATTCCAAGCACacaataaattgtgttttttcattGTGTATTTATGCATATAATCTGATGAGCATGGTAATTAGAGGCTTAATTTCTCTTGCAGTCTCATGTAAGCTATAATAAATTCAGTCTGTTGTCTTCACTCCTAAGTTTCGGTGTGTTAGCTGACTTAAGACATAATTAGCTTTCAGCATAATAGTGTGATGTTTGTTTAGTTAactgtgcatgctttcatcaatCCAAGTCCTTGTCTTTCTCAGCATCTCTCAACACATTATATGAGAAgtgcttaaaaaatattttattttcactttctggtggaaataaaaaatatatatataaatattattcacatatggatcaccaaaaacataatttagaattaTGTTAGAATAGCATCTTCTGAAATTACACAAATATGGACCAAAGGACCAAATTAGTCATGAATCCTGGGTTTAGGGGACACATTATAGTTAGACTCTAGAAAATGTGTTGATAGACACATTGTATATTTCATGTTATGTACTGTGCATTTTTCTGTTAATATGTGCTTAAAATATCTTTTATGATTCTTTACAGTTTACCTAAagctgcttttttgttttgttgccatCTGTAAAttcagctaatatatatatatttttggaaataCAAACTTATTAAAAATATTGCAAAAGATTTCCTGTGTTTGTCTTGTTTCATTAATCCATTCCAAATACAAttcacaaatataatttatttatttatttgtaagacCAGGCAGCTCTCAAAAAACACTATTTATATGTCACATATTCTATAAATATGACACATTACagacaaatgtatttaatttaatttaattaatttcatgattgAGACTCACAGATGCCACAGTGTGCCCACATGTGGAGGAAATACTGTGTTGTGTCTCTTCTTGACCACATACTACAATGTGGTTAGGATGCTGTGGCCATTAAGTTATGAGCAGCTCAAATGTTTCAAGTAAATGTTGAGTTACCATACCAGATTTTATCTCTCATATCGTCCATGTCCCATAGGAACAGCATGTACAGATTGTTGCGACAGTGTcagcaaaatatataaaaataaatgtgttcacAACATACACCTATTGATAGCAACTAAGCATATATCTCAGCATGAAGTCTCTCAAATTCTTGAAAAATTATGAAGCATCAGACTCAAAGGAGAGCAGAAAAACACGTTACGTAGCCCTATATGGTATATCATCTTATACAAGTTTCTTGAGTTGTAAATATATCTTTTATGACTGTCATTTATCAGTGGTACAATTaacttaaatatttcataaacatttttgacaatatcaAAGTATATTCCTTGGTTGCTCATCCacatcaaaatattgttttataatgtacCATCATACAGTATAATGCCTCTCTGCCTATATGGTTATTACAGCCCATGCTAATAATTACTTTTAACAGAGCTACTTCTCTTTTATTCTTATCTGAAGTACTAACTGAAACATTACTTTTTGTTTTCCTtactttatatttgttttctgAGTGTTAGACCTGCAATGTTTGCTTGAGAGAAAGGATACACaaagtttgatttgatttgaatgtaTTATGTAAGACTTTCAATGCGTTAACAGATATAAATTGCAATTGCATTTGCAGATTGATAAAattcacatactgtatttattcAGCCTCGTGAAATACTAATATGTGATCACTTGTGATTTAATTAAGACAGGCTTAACAAGAACTTTCAAACCAGGGTCAGAGCAAGACATTTTAACAATGTCATAAATACTTTTATTACCTATATGTCTTGAACATTATGTATGGATTTAACCTTGAATCATGGAGGACTTATAGATCTGGGGAAATGTCTCTAAGGGGCATCTACTATATTGATTTCTTAGGCATTTACAGAGTGTAATCAAAAGCTCAATTGTAAAATGAGatgatgtttttaaaagttgggaAGAACCGGATCACTGGAACATCAATAAAGTTCCACTTCTATTAGTTTCTGTTGAGCTGTTTGGTGTGATTCAAGGCCACTGCACAGTCAgaggacaaaaaagcacctacTACTGCAAGCTATGTGAACTGCAATGTATTTGTTAAATGAATTATAACCCTAATTCCCTGAGAGGGAATGAAACGCTGCGTTATCACTATAGGGACATGTCCCGTGGGCTCaaataatttaattcctagctcacacatactgtttccctacaCATTATGGTGTAAAGGTATATTGTTACTTAACCTATACCGTGTACATATACACTCTAAAAAATGCTGGGTTATTTTTTTAACCCAACCGCTGGGTTGAGACTGTTGGGTCATTTTATTGGGTTATTTTCTCAATGTTGGGTAGTTTTTTATGTAACCCAACGCTGGATTACCGGTTGTGACCGTTGAAACAGTGAACTCACCCCTCCCATCGACGCCTCAAACAAGGCTTCAGACCAACAACTCTGCCTTCGCGGGCATTTTGGATCACCTCAGAAGATCGTTTTTCAGCAAGGACAGCTGTTATTCGGCGAAAAAAGGTATGTTTTAGAGTATTTAATCTAGAAAACTATTACTGTACCccagaaaatgtaaaagtatgCAAAATAGGGCGATTCACACGACACAAAAAGTCTTGAAGTAACCCCTAGCTTCGTTCTTTTGTTTAAGGTTAGGCCTAACATTATAACGTTACTTTGTTATAACGTTAACGTTACAGCTTTTCCCTGCCTTTTGAATAAGTCAGATACCTCTTTTGGCCAACATTTCCCCTGAAATATGTGACTTATGTGAGTCATTTAGTTCACTAACGTTATGTGTCTTTATATTGGGTTTTTTAAGGTCGACTGTCGGTACGCGAGCGTCGTTTGCTTTATGATACGACATTCGCGTCAGCCGTTTATAAACTATCGCCTTTTTTGTTTCAAATGATCAAAATTAGAGAGTACGTCATGAGTTCATCTTCCAAACCGGGTTTTTGTCCAGTCATGAAACCCTAGATTGAGTCTTGAATAGCTGCTAACAGTTAAGTGTTTATAGTCGGACTTGTTGGACCTATCTCTACTGCAGAGTAACGTTACTTTAGCTGAGTAAGTTAAGTTACCTAAAGCTAACGTATGTAATATATTCATATCTATAAACAGAGAGAAGTAGCGCAGGCTACAATGTTCTTCAGACATAATAATATGCAGTTTTACTTATTAACCACTAGACTAACAAGCTTTAAACaagctacaacacacacacacatttaatatcTTAAGATGTCAGTTTGATAGACATTGCACAACCTTAGTTTATTTGTTAAACTTTTGTGAACAAAAGCATTGAAACTTAATTTCTCCTCCTATCTCAAATTTGTTCCATCACCATGTCCCTTTAGGAGCTCCATAGAATGTGTTATTCATTATATGTGCCTTTGCAAATAAAGTATTTAGTTTTGGTCACGTTCCTACAGGATACaaacttattttgtgtttttaggaAGCATGGTTCAGCCCAGGACGAGCCATCGTCCAGCTACTGGATTCCTGGAGGAACGCCTAAGAAATATCAGAAAGAGATCACGCCGTGAAAACTGCTCAAGCCGTAAAATCTGTGCAAGCCGTGAAAACTCTGCAGGCCGTGAGAAGGATTCTCAAGCCATGAGCAGCATCTTGGATATACCaggtaaatgtttaaatttgttATCTTTTACTGTTATCTGTTTATTATTTTGGCAAATGCTCTTAATTtcattgttaaaattatttttacttgcAGAGCCAAGTATTTCACCAGACAGGGCAGTGCAAATttctgaatggctcaaaaataATATGTGGCCAGCTGACAAAGTAGCAGAATACATGAAAGAAACAGCCATCCATAGGGCTCAGTGGATAAGAGCTAATGGGACAAAAGCGATTGAGGACATAAATTGTGAATTCCCTCGACTCCTTGATACTCCAGGCATGGTAGGTCCAAAtctgtgctctttttttttttttctttcagaaagTCATAATTCCTTTTGATTGTCATTTAAGCTGGttgatggcaaaaaaaaaaaaaaaaaatgatcacgATACTTTTTCCATATTGTTCATAacaatatttatcatgatatataaTTTGATGATGCTGTCAACTTAAAGAGTATCCCAACAATAACTGAAGCCTGGAAAAACCAGAgggtttattaattaaattaaactataaaaatatagtttataAACAAAAGTAAGATAATGTAAacttaactgtgcaaacatgcttaaacatgccttaaaacaataaaagttaGATTGCCTCAAATAATGTCAGCAAACATCTATGAAATGAtccataaaaacaattaaatttttaaaaatgtgattaaattggCCTATCATgcatattaatgaaaataaactaccattgttatattaatcattttaaatcgATCTATATTAATCtctcatattttaaaatgagatATCAGGTAAAAGTGCTTTCCTTCAGAAGCACATACAAGTTTTTCACATGTCCTTCG is from Xyrauchen texanus isolate HMW12.3.18 chromosome 8, RBS_HiC_50CHRs, whole genome shotgun sequence and encodes:
- the LOC127648409 gene encoding uncharacterized protein LOC127648409, coding for MVQPRTSHRPATGFLEERLRNIRKRSRRENCSSRKICASRENSAGREKDSQAMSSILDIPEPSISPDRAVQISEWLKNNMWPADKVAEYMKETAIHRAQWIRANGTKAIEDINCEFPRLLDTPGMISQDFSILFPDHAERICQNWKLSFKDKILHFASQEKKAQELLHNVENLFPEVQSDIALRLLPVILPTPVYKNGMKMFKPSLEENIKSFIEFKNVGTNIVEYLAGGWAH